A DNA window from Corynebacterium ciconiae DSM 44920 contains the following coding sequences:
- the truA gene encoding tRNA pseudouridine(38-40) synthase TruA — protein sequence MDTAQPQRVRLRLDVAYDGTDFHGWAKQFNRATPDASRPRTVQEELEDRLSTIAREPVELVVAGRTDAGVHALAQVAHVDVPAELLQSRSLAGDPSRLVTRLNKMLDGDIQVRDVQLAPPGFDARFSALRRHYVYRLTCARAGAHPLRRRDTAEVRRELDIEVMQQVADRVVGLHDFAGFCKAKPHATTIRTLQYFQWEDISTASEPQLYQASISADAFCWNMVRALVGACIEVARGAEPVEFVDDLLARTSRSPRLRLAPAKGLALAGVDYPASVEELSARTLVTKQRRDDPQR from the coding sequence ATGGACACCGCGCAGCCACAGCGGGTGCGCCTACGCCTCGATGTGGCCTATGACGGCACGGATTTTCACGGCTGGGCCAAGCAGTTCAACCGCGCCACCCCGGATGCGTCGCGGCCCCGCACGGTGCAAGAGGAGCTGGAGGATCGGCTGTCGACGATCGCTCGCGAACCCGTGGAGCTGGTGGTAGCCGGTCGCACCGATGCTGGTGTGCACGCCCTCGCCCAGGTGGCGCACGTGGACGTGCCGGCAGAGCTCCTGCAGTCCCGCTCGCTCGCTGGCGATCCTTCACGGCTGGTGACTCGGCTGAACAAGATGCTCGACGGCGACATCCAAGTTCGCGATGTGCAGCTAGCCCCGCCGGGATTCGACGCACGCTTTTCTGCTTTACGACGCCACTACGTCTACCGCCTCACCTGCGCCCGCGCCGGAGCCCACCCCTTACGCCGCCGCGATACCGCCGAGGTCCGCCGCGAACTGGACATCGAGGTGATGCAACAGGTCGCCGACAGGGTGGTGGGCCTGCACGACTTCGCTGGGTTCTGCAAGGCCAAGCCCCACGCCACCACCATCCGCACGCTGCAGTATTTCCAGTGGGAGGATATCTCCACCGCGTCGGAGCCGCAGTTGTATCAGGCGTCTATCAGCGCCGATGCTTTTTGCTGGAATATGGTCCGCGCGCTGGTGGGTGCCTGCATCGAGGTGGCCCGCGGCGCCGAGCCGGTGGAGTTTGTGGATGATCTGCTCGCCCGCACGAGTCGCTCGCCGCGACTGCGGCTGGCTCCGGCTAAAGGGTTGGCGCTCGCGGGAGTGGATTATCCTGCGAGCGTCGAGGAGCTCAGCGCGCGCACGCTCGTGACGAAGCAGCGCCGCGACGATCCTCAGCGTTGA